Proteins from a genomic interval of Treponema brennaborense DSM 12168:
- the aroF gene encoding 3-deoxy-7-phosphoheptulonate synthase, with the protein MVIVLKKGIPEQDKQNLRDFLVRNKFRVNEITGEEDTIFGAVGKLSIDPREVEILPGVERVIPISKPYKMASREYKKDNTVIEIPNNRGQIIRIGGQRVVAIAGPCAVESRDQMMAVAQRVAAAGAVMLRGGAFKPRTSPYAFQGMGEAGVKILKEAGNAYGLPVVTEIVSAEHIPLMNDYVDVYQIGARNMQNFELLKRVGELGKPVILKRGLSATIEEWLMAAEYLLSAGTDKVVLCERGIRTYERATRNTLDLSAIPVLRSLTHLPIIVDPSHAVGIRDKVPPMGLAAIAAGADGIIVEVHCDPDKAMSDGAQSLYPEQFEKLMRDIDVLAPVVGKEIARIRAVPQKPAADTTDTAEAAGQNRKTVCAYSGGHGAYAEQAIGLYFDTAAEALPLNSFREIFQAVADGRADFGMVPIENSLAGSVYDNYDNLLRFEDVSITGALTLRIEHSLLAVPGATLDTIKNVYSHPHGFPQCKDFLGAHPQWVHIDSISTATAAETVAAKGSPENAAIASGVTAEYNNLHILATGIESDPRNYTRFVVIAANHVREPNRPQPACSCAAAEINAEINKASIAFVAKNEPGALYDCLGVFHDRKLNMTRLESRPIQGQPWRYMFYADVQFPSKDVATGKKVVEDALSALKTKAEDVRLLGMYSERSL; encoded by the coding sequence ATGGTTATAGTCCTAAAAAAAGGTATCCCCGAACAGGATAAACAGAATCTGCGCGATTTTCTGGTCAGAAACAAATTCCGCGTCAACGAAATCACCGGTGAAGAGGATACGATCTTCGGTGCGGTCGGAAAACTTTCGATCGATCCGCGGGAAGTCGAAATACTGCCCGGCGTCGAGCGGGTCATTCCGATCTCGAAACCGTATAAAATGGCGAGCCGCGAATACAAAAAAGACAATACCGTCATCGAAATTCCGAACAATCGCGGTCAGATCATCAGAATCGGCGGTCAGCGCGTCGTTGCGATCGCCGGTCCGTGTGCGGTCGAAAGCCGCGACCAGATGATGGCTGTCGCTCAGCGCGTCGCCGCTGCCGGAGCGGTTATGCTCAGAGGCGGCGCGTTCAAGCCGCGGACCAGTCCGTACGCGTTTCAGGGAATGGGCGAAGCAGGAGTCAAAATACTCAAGGAAGCCGGCAACGCGTACGGGCTGCCCGTCGTTACCGAAATCGTTTCCGCCGAACACATTCCGCTTATGAACGACTACGTGGACGTGTACCAGATCGGCGCGCGCAACATGCAGAACTTTGAACTGCTCAAACGCGTCGGCGAATTGGGAAAACCGGTCATCCTCAAACGGGGACTTTCGGCGACGATAGAAGAATGGCTTATGGCCGCCGAATATCTGCTTTCGGCGGGAACCGATAAAGTCGTATTGTGCGAACGCGGCATCCGCACCTACGAAAGGGCGACGCGCAATACGCTCGACCTTTCGGCAATTCCGGTACTGCGCTCGCTGACTCATTTGCCGATCATCGTCGATCCGAGCCACGCCGTCGGTATCCGCGACAAAGTGCCGCCGATGGGACTCGCGGCGATCGCCGCCGGTGCGGACGGTATTATCGTCGAAGTCCACTGCGACCCGGATAAAGCCATGTCCGACGGCGCGCAGTCGCTGTATCCGGAACAGTTTGAAAAACTGATGCGCGATATAGACGTGCTGGCACCCGTGGTAGGCAAGGAAATTGCCCGTATCAGAGCCGTCCCGCAGAAGCCGGCCGCCGATACGACCGATACCGCCGAAGCGGCGGGACAAAACCGGAAAACGGTCTGCGCGTATTCCGGCGGACACGGCGCGTACGCGGAACAGGCGATCGGTCTGTATTTCGATACCGCCGCGGAAGCGCTGCCGCTCAATTCGTTCCGCGAAATATTCCAAGCCGTTGCGGACGGACGGGCGGACTTCGGCATGGTGCCGATAGAAAACAGTCTTGCCGGTTCGGTCTACGATAACTACGACAACCTGCTGCGCTTTGAAGACGTCAGTATAACCGGAGCGCTCACGCTGCGCATCGAACATTCGCTGCTCGCCGTTCCCGGCGCGACGCTCGACACGATTAAAAACGTGTATTCCCATCCGCACGGATTTCCGCAGTGCAAGGATTTTCTCGGAGCGCATCCGCAGTGGGTGCATATCGATTCGATTTCAACGGCGACCGCGGCGGAAACGGTCGCGGCTAAAGGTTCGCCTGAAAACGCGGCGATCGCTTCGGGTGTTACCGCCGAATACAATAACCTGCATATCCTTGCAACCGGCATCGAATCGGATCCGCGCAACTACACGCGGTTCGTCGTAATCGCGGCGAATCACGTACGGGAGCCGAATCGCCCGCAGCCGGCGTGTTCGTGCGCCGCGGCCGAAATAAATGCCGAAATCAATAAAGCGTCGATCGCGTTCGTGGCAAAAAACGAACCGGGCGCGCTGTACGATTGTCTGGGCGTTTTTCACGACCGCAAACTGAATATGACGCGCCTTGAATCGCGCCCGATCCAAGGACAGCCGTGGCGGTACATGTTTTACGCCGACGTGCAGTTTCCGTCCAAAGACGTCGCTACCGGAAAAAAAGTAGTAGAAGATGCGCTTTCCGCGCTCAAAACGAAAGCTGAAGACGTACGCCTTTTGGGTATGTACAGCGAAAGGAGCTTATAA
- a CDS encoding KamA family radical SAM protein: MKTQDPGLTPEEQQFCTEAELPFFISTHLKKVLERLYVSGQRDGDLSPFYALRRQYVPSIEEKNVLPCELSDPLGAHRYQITPRLVHQYKNRVLLLTTARCFAYCRHCFRRTYTSRKQGFITDAECGEACAYLSSHPEVQEILFSGGDPLTASNDALRQLIRRVRRARPGILIRICTRAPIAEPERFDSELIALFKENAPLWVIPHVNHPAEISNRFSPESYRALSGLVSAGIPVQSQTVLLRGVNDSVPVLAQLFHELTCMGIKPGYLFQGDLAPGTSHLRVPIREGVKLYERLRGELSGLSTPVYAVDLPGGGGKINLLQLDPELLRTGVSQNGNDYLFTDANGNGWTYPKSEYV; encoded by the coding sequence ATGAAAACGCAGGATCCCGGACTGACACCGGAAGAGCAGCAGTTCTGCACGGAAGCGGAACTGCCTTTTTTTATCTCGACACATTTGAAAAAGGTGCTGGAGCGGCTGTACGTCAGCGGACAGCGGGACGGCGACCTGTCGCCGTTTTACGCGCTGCGCCGGCAATACGTTCCGTCTATTGAAGAAAAAAACGTTCTGCCGTGCGAACTGTCGGATCCGCTCGGCGCGCACCGCTATCAGATAACGCCGCGTCTGGTTCATCAGTATAAAAACCGCGTGCTGCTGCTCACCACCGCACGCTGTTTTGCCTATTGCAGACATTGTTTCAGACGGACGTACACTTCCCGTAAACAGGGCTTCATAACCGACGCCGAATGCGGCGAAGCGTGCGCCTATCTCTCGTCTCACCCCGAAGTACAGGAAATCCTGTTTTCAGGCGGCGACCCGCTCACTGCTTCAAACGATGCGCTGCGGCAATTGATTCGGCGCGTCCGCCGTGCGCGGCCGGGAATCCTTATCCGCATCTGTACCAGAGCACCGATCGCCGAACCGGAACGTTTCGATTCCGAACTGATCGCCCTGTTCAAGGAAAACGCGCCGCTGTGGGTCATTCCGCACGTCAATCACCCGGCCGAAATTTCAAATCGATTTTCACCGGAAAGTTACCGGGCGCTAAGCGGCCTCGTTTCGGCGGGAATTCCGGTACAGTCGCAAACCGTGCTGCTGCGCGGAGTCAACGATTCGGTGCCGGTTTTGGCACAGCTGTTCCATGAACTCACCTGCATGGGAATCAAACCCGGCTATCTGTTTCAGGGCGATTTGGCGCCCGGAACGTCGCACCTGCGCGTTCCGATCAGGGAGGGCGTCAAACTGTACGAACGGCTGCGCGGCGAACTTTCGGGTCTGTCCACGCCGGTTTACGCGGTCGATCTTCCCGGCGGCGGCGGAAAAATAAACCTGCTTCAACTGGATCCCGAACTTCTCCGTACCGGCGTGTCGCAAAACGGGAACGACTACCTGTTCACCGATGCGAACGGGAACGGGTGGACGTATCCGAAATCGGAATATGTCTGA
- a CDS encoding ROK family protein, whose protein sequence is MEKQTAHFNLVKMQNCKVVRNLLRAESPLGIGALSKRSGLTYPTVSSLIKDLLERNEVSVAAGTESSGGRPGARYALNASYQFGLVLYFDHFILRAAVCDSYGIPTARFELPVSAHCTAETVSDFVCGIRNEFKPISAVALGIPGIVDGSEITHVPRFPLLEGTELAALLETELQAAVFIENDVNATAFAQTERLRNFAHVAYVNGCIGTGIVLDGKLFRGAHGFAGELESVCSDLSDAAASLTQCVTVLTCVLDVPDVLVSGERVTDDLLRCVRARLSASLPANRIPRLQFVPDMLALYEAGLRKMIVTEWCERT, encoded by the coding sequence ATGGAAAAACAGACGGCACATTTCAATCTGGTAAAAATGCAGAATTGCAAAGTCGTACGGAACTTGCTGCGTGCGGAAAGTCCGTTGGGAATCGGCGCGCTTTCAAAACGGTCGGGCCTGACCTATCCGACCGTATCGTCGCTGATCAAAGACTTACTTGAACGGAACGAAGTGTCGGTTGCAGCCGGAACTGAAAGCAGCGGCGGCCGGCCGGGGGCGCGGTACGCGTTGAACGCGTCGTATCAGTTCGGTCTCGTTCTGTATTTTGATCATTTTATCCTGCGGGCCGCCGTATGCGATTCGTACGGAATTCCGACAGCCCGTTTTGAACTTCCTGTTTCGGCGCACTGTACGGCGGAAACCGTGTCCGATTTTGTCTGCGGTATCCGGAACGAGTTTAAGCCGATCAGTGCCGTCGCGTTGGGGATTCCGGGCATCGTCGACGGCAGCGAGATTACGCACGTGCCCCGCTTTCCCCTACTGGAAGGAACGGAACTTGCGGCTCTTCTTGAGACGGAGCTGCAGGCGGCGGTTTTCATTGAAAACGACGTCAACGCGACGGCGTTCGCCCAAACGGAGCGGCTGCGCAATTTTGCCCACGTTGCGTACGTGAACGGCTGTATCGGAACGGGAATCGTACTCGACGGGAAACTGTTCAGAGGTGCGCACGGTTTTGCCGGCGAATTGGAATCGGTCTGTTCCGATTTATCGGACGCGGCGGCATCGCTCACACAGTGCGTTACGGTTCTCACCTGCGTGCTCGACGTACCCGACGTGCTCGTTTCGGGAGAGCGCGTTACCGACGATCTGCTTCGCTGCGTACGTGCGCGCCTTTCGGCCTCTCTACCGGCAAATCGGATTCCGCGCCTTCAATTCGTACCGGATATGCTGGCGCTGTACGAAGCCGGTTTGCGGAAAATGATCGTAACGGAATGGTGTGAACGGACGTAA
- a CDS encoding MFS transporter has translation MSVPIFFLFTIYGVVNAYLPLILRGMGYTVTQVGVLMGVFEVAGLVFPLLVGPAIEKKGNYGVPLLLLGGVMLLIPFPLVKIGGFWVSALCLAMYAIGYKGAVPLSDSLANALLGENRSEYGRVRVMGSIGFVIMTLVLQFFGNSQNGSDAEYILWMVIPALLFTVSLLIVPGLLTLNTASRAESVPETVRKPHLKDAFAAFPKRYWIGLALIFLGFFGLTPATRLFSLYASEFLHSNAAAALWALSAASEIPFMFFSGRFLKRYGSMTLIVFCTGTVVVRLLLYIVFPNMAGAVLGQMLNSITYGLYHPAAVLFATENAPKGKLMISMSMYSILAVGLANVLGNVIGGAVIDAFGYPALFVSFAAFPLAGVLFYSLMRKKLC, from the coding sequence ATGTCGGTTCCCATTTTTTTCTTGTTCACCATCTACGGAGTCGTGAACGCGTATTTGCCCCTTATCCTGCGCGGCATGGGATATACGGTTACCCAAGTCGGTGTGCTGATGGGCGTTTTTGAAGTGGCCGGATTGGTGTTTCCGCTGCTCGTCGGCCCCGCGATAGAAAAAAAAGGGAATTACGGCGTGCCGCTTTTGCTGCTCGGCGGCGTCATGTTGCTGATCCCGTTTCCGCTGGTAAAAATCGGCGGTTTTTGGGTGTCGGCGCTGTGTCTGGCGATGTACGCGATCGGCTACAAAGGTGCCGTTCCGCTGTCGGATTCGCTTGCGAACGCGCTGCTCGGTGAAAACCGCAGCGAATACGGCCGCGTCCGGGTAATGGGTTCTATCGGATTCGTCATCATGACGCTCGTTTTGCAGTTCTTCGGCAATTCGCAGAACGGAAGCGATGCGGAGTACATCCTGTGGATGGTGATTCCCGCGCTGCTGTTCACCGTTTCGTTGCTGATAGTGCCCGGACTGCTGACGCTCAATACGGCGAGCCGAGCCGAGTCCGTGCCGGAAACGGTACGCAAGCCGCATTTGAAAGATGCGTTCGCGGCCTTTCCGAAGCGGTATTGGATCGGTCTTGCGCTCATATTTTTGGGTTTTTTCGGACTGACTCCCGCAACGAGACTGTTTTCATTGTATGCATCCGAGTTTCTGCATTCAAACGCGGCGGCGGCACTGTGGGCGCTTTCCGCTGCATCGGAAATTCCGTTTATGTTCTTTTCCGGCCGGTTTTTGAAGCGGTACGGCAGTATGACTCTGATCGTGTTCTGCACCGGAACCGTCGTCGTCCGGCTGCTGCTGTACATCGTGTTTCCGAACATGGCCGGCGCCGTTTTGGGACAAATGCTCAATTCAATCACGTACGGTTTGTATCATCCGGCCGCCGTATTGTTCGCCACGGAAAACGCGCCGAAAGGTAAGCTTATGATCAGCATGTCGATGTATTCCATTCTGGCAGTCGGATTGGCGAACGTTTTAGGAAACGTGATAGGCGGCGCCGTCATCGACGCGTTCGGCTATCCGGCACTGTTCGTATCGTTCGCGGCGTTTCCGCTTGCAGGCGTGCTGTTCTATTCGCTGATGCGGAAAAAACTATGCTAG
- a CDS encoding sigma-70 family RNA polymerase sigma factor: MEKNIYASYMAQIQRYPLLTPEQEKKLSADIHNGDTSAKLKLVQSNLRLVVSIANKYVSDRIGVMDLIQEGNLGLLTAASKFHYSFNTRFSTYAYSWITQYILRFIQNKIPYITLPHRKEEMLRKIHMAKIDLMQQLQSEPTLREIASYMDVSESDISGALMHEYVYSSIDAEIDGTSNLTCADMIADPSPSPEQLCLKNLEAEDIRSLVETLPDRERQVIYYRFNFDNSRKPWTLRQISEMLGISAETVRQMELRALQFLRTAAVKVS; this comes from the coding sequence ATGGAAAAAAACATCTACGCAAGTTATATGGCTCAAATCCAGCGTTATCCGCTTTTGACCCCCGAACAGGAAAAAAAGTTGTCCGCCGATATTCACAACGGCGACACTTCGGCTAAGTTGAAACTCGTTCAAAGCAATTTGCGTCTCGTCGTCAGTATTGCGAACAAATACGTTTCAGACCGCATCGGCGTCATGGATCTGATTCAGGAAGGCAATCTCGGTCTGCTGACAGCCGCTTCAAAATTCCATTATTCGTTCAATACCCGTTTTTCGACGTATGCGTATTCGTGGATTACCCAATACATACTGCGTTTCATACAAAATAAAATTCCGTACATCACGCTGCCGCACCGCAAAGAAGAAATGCTGCGTAAAATTCATATGGCAAAAATAGATCTGATGCAGCAGCTGCAAAGCGAACCGACCCTGCGGGAAATCGCCTCGTATATGGACGTATCCGAATCCGACATATCCGGTGCGCTGATGCATGAATACGTATATTCGAGCATAGACGCCGAAATCGACGGCACGTCGAATCTGACCTGCGCGGACATGATTGCCGATCCGTCGCCGTCTCCCGAACAGCTGTGTCTCAAAAACCTTGAAGCGGAAGACATCCGTTCTCTCGTTGAAACGCTGCCTGATCGGGAACGGCAGGTCATTTATTACCGATTCAATTTCGACAACAGCCGTAAGCCCTGGACGCTCCGGCAAATAAGCGAAATGCTCGGTATTTCGGCGGAAACGGTCCGGCAGATGGAACTGCGCGCGCTACAGTTCCTGCGCACCGCCGCCGTGAAAGTATCGTAA
- the ilvN gene encoding acetolactate synthase small subunit, translating to MERYVLSVLVENHAGVLSRVSGLFSRRGYNIDSLTVGETYNPGQSRMTIVVRGDEYILEQIEKQLSKLVEVISIKHCAPSETVVREMALIKVCASGASRIGVIETANIFRAHIVDVAVDSVVVEVTGSEDKIASLIRLLDPYGIKELVRTGLTAMGRGEGVLE from the coding sequence ATGGAACGGTATGTGTTGTCAGTGCTCGTAGAAAACCACGCCGGCGTTTTGAGCCGGGTATCGGGTTTATTCAGCCGCCGCGGATATAATATCGACAGTCTGACCGTCGGTGAAACGTACAATCCCGGACAGTCGCGCATGACGATCGTCGTACGCGGCGACGAATACATTTTGGAACAGATAGAAAAACAACTGTCCAAACTGGTCGAAGTCATATCGATAAAACACTGCGCGCCGTCGGAAACGGTAGTGCGTGAAATGGCGCTTATCAAAGTCTGCGCAAGCGGTGCCAGCCGCATCGGCGTTATCGAAACGGCCAATATCTTCCGCGCGCACATCGTGGACGTTGCCGTCGATTCGGTCGTCGTCGAAGTAACGGGAAGCGAAGATAAAATCGCCAGTCTTATCCGGCTGCTGGATCCGTACGGAATCAAGGAATTGGTCCGTACCGGACTGACGGCTATGGGACGCGGCGAAGGCGTACTGGAATAA
- a CDS encoding argininosuccinate synthase, which yields MSKDKVILAYSGGLDTTVIIPWLKENYDYDVIAVCIDVGQGDDWNVIKKRALDTGAAACYVVDAREEYITEYIWPALKANAVYEDRYLLGTSTARPLIGKILVEYARQEKAVAICHGATGKGNDQVRFELAVKAFAPDLKVIAAWRDSKWHMDSRDAEIKYLEDRKIPVPMKKDQSYSRDENIWHLSHEGLELEETENEPNWKHMLKLTTVPEEAPEAGEYVTLDFEAGVPVAVNGKKMTALEIMTELNKIGGRNGVGLVDICENRCVGMKSRGVYETPGGAILYYAHEMLDHLCLDRDTYHYKQLIAQRMSELIYDGKWFTTLMDALMAFVDKTQETVTGWVKLKLYKGSIRGAGSHSPYSLYNESIASFTTGDLYDHKDAQGFITLMGLPLKVRAMMEQKAGIGQAVLNSAQLKKRPTE from the coding sequence ATGAGTAAAGACAAAGTTATTCTGGCTTATTCCGGTGGACTTGATACGACGGTCATCATTCCGTGGCTCAAGGAAAATTACGATTACGACGTTATCGCGGTCTGCATCGACGTCGGGCAGGGCGACGATTGGAACGTTATCAAAAAACGCGCGCTCGACACGGGCGCAGCCGCGTGTTACGTCGTCGACGCCCGCGAAGAATACATCACTGAATACATTTGGCCCGCACTCAAAGCGAACGCCGTATACGAAGACCGGTATCTGTTGGGAACGTCGACGGCGCGCCCGCTTATCGGTAAAATTCTGGTCGAATACGCCCGTCAGGAAAAAGCCGTAGCCATCTGCCACGGTGCAACCGGCAAGGGAAACGACCAAGTCCGCTTTGAACTGGCGGTAAAAGCGTTCGCTCCCGATCTGAAAGTGATCGCCGCCTGGCGCGATTCCAAATGGCATATGGACAGCCGCGACGCCGAAATCAAATATCTCGAAGACAGAAAGATTCCCGTTCCGATGAAAAAGGACCAGTCGTACAGCCGCGATGAAAACATCTGGCATCTGTCGCACGAAGGACTCGAACTTGAAGAAACGGAAAACGAGCCGAACTGGAAGCACATGCTGAAGCTCACGACCGTTCCCGAAGAAGCGCCCGAAGCGGGCGAGTACGTTACGCTCGATTTTGAAGCGGGCGTCCCCGTCGCCGTCAACGGCAAAAAGATGACCGCGCTCGAAATCATGACCGAATTGAATAAAATCGGCGGACGCAACGGCGTCGGTCTGGTCGATATTTGCGAAAATCGCTGCGTCGGCATGAAAAGCCGCGGCGTGTACGAAACTCCCGGCGGCGCGATTCTGTATTACGCGCACGAAATGCTCGACCATCTCTGTCTTGACCGCGACACGTACCATTACAAGCAGCTGATCGCCCAGCGTATGAGCGAACTGATTTACGACGGAAAATGGTTTACGACGCTGATGGACGCGCTGATGGCGTTCGTCGACAAAACGCAGGAAACGGTTACCGGCTGGGTAAAACTCAAGCTGTACAAAGGTTCTATCCGCGGCGCCGGCTCCCATTCGCCGTACAGTCTGTACAATGAAAGCATCGCGTCTTTTACGACGGGCGATTTGTACGACCACAAGGACGCGCAGGGATTTATCACGCTGATGGGATTGCCGCTGAAAGTCCGCGCGATGATGGAACAGAAAGCCGGAATCGGGCAGGCGGTGCTCAACAGCGCGCAGCTCAAAAAACGGCCGACCGAATAG
- the thrA gene encoding bifunctional aspartate kinase/homoserine dehydrogenase I, whose translation MLTLKFGGTSMGNARRIIASADIMISRAQEDRISVIVSAVSGISNRLQDSIDGCIAGNQAEGYVAELRQTHADICSEIMSTLTGFNAQDVLNRLEPAFSEYARLLSAVSAFGECPLSVHCRIMGMGELLCAPIVEAVLLAKRQSVLRLDSRKFIFTSGNQAEGDPDYARTAAAFAPYRDGDAKSQPRILLLPGFICSWSAKSGETAPGLLGRNGSDFSAAIAGASLGASRVEFWTDVDGIYTADPRIVPDAILVDDMTYEEAMELSFFGSKVLHPKTLAPLAAKGIEAWSLNSHNPAARGTRIGKGPYSVSAESGPVRGISCLKGTAMISVSGSGMKGRSGTAARIFAAVSRAGISMLLITQSSSEYTISFCVRQSHAESVLDILSTEFDLEIREHLINRIEVQANCAIVSIVGDGMKQKRGVAGTFFDALASQDINILAIAQGSSERSISAVISGANGDTAVRIAHRFFFNTAQTIEVFAFGAGTIGGCLIDQIRDQQRGLAAQKIDIKVMAIATMDTMLVAQGGVGSAGLDLSDWRADVAASPLQTSLDAILDFVRETKPLNPVFVDCTASYDLPERYIDILKAGMHIATPNKRANSMSMDYYHELRRTANVMHRRFLYETNVGAGLPIIDTLQNLFKSGDKLTGFSGIMSGSLSYIFGRLDEGATFSQAVLEAREKRYTEPDPRDDLAGLDVARKALIIARESGMELELDDVVIHRVFPESFDASGTVDEFLKKLPQVDAHFGELMKRLRAEGKVLRMAASIRDGECSVGMMEVEQSHPLYSVKGGENAFVFHTQRYSPIPLSVMGYGAGAGVTAAGVFGDILRTVSWNPEV comes from the coding sequence ATGTTAACGCTAAAATTCGGCGGTACGTCTATGGGAAACGCACGCAGAATCATCGCTTCCGCCGATATCATGATTTCCCGCGCACAAGAAGATCGCATCAGTGTCATCGTTTCGGCTGTATCCGGTATTTCAAACCGGCTGCAGGACAGTATCGACGGCTGTATAGCCGGAAATCAGGCCGAGGGGTACGTCGCGGAACTGCGCCAGACCCACGCCGATATCTGTTCCGAAATAATGTCGACGCTGACCGGTTTTAACGCGCAGGACGTACTGAACCGGCTTGAACCCGCCTTTAGCGAATACGCGCGGCTGCTTTCCGCCGTTTCTGCGTTCGGCGAATGCCCGCTGTCCGTTCATTGCCGTATTATGGGAATGGGCGAACTGCTGTGTGCGCCGATAGTTGAGGCCGTACTGCTTGCAAAACGGCAGAGCGTGCTGCGTCTGGATTCACGCAAATTCATTTTCACTTCAGGCAATCAAGCCGAAGGCGATCCCGATTACGCGCGCACCGCGGCGGCGTTCGCACCGTATCGCGACGGCGACGCAAAAAGTCAGCCGCGCATTCTGCTGCTGCCCGGTTTTATCTGTTCCTGGAGCGCCAAATCGGGTGAAACGGCGCCGGGACTTTTAGGACGCAACGGATCCGATTTTTCTGCCGCGATTGCCGGCGCTTCGCTCGGAGCCTCACGCGTCGAGTTTTGGACCGACGTGGACGGTATTTACACCGCGGATCCCCGCATCGTACCGGACGCGATTTTGGTAGACGATATGACGTATGAGGAAGCCATGGAATTGTCGTTTTTCGGCTCGAAAGTGCTGCATCCCAAAACGCTCGCGCCGCTGGCGGCGAAAGGTATCGAAGCCTGGAGCCTGAACAGCCACAATCCGGCAGCCCGCGGAACGCGGATCGGTAAAGGTCCGTATTCCGTCAGCGCGGAAAGCGGACCCGTCCGCGGCATTTCCTGTCTGAAAGGAACCGCCATGATCAGCGTGTCCGGTTCCGGCATGAAAGGCAGAAGCGGCACGGCGGCGCGAATTTTCGCAGCCGTTTCACGCGCGGGCATTTCGATGCTGCTCATCACTCAGTCGAGTTCGGAATATACGATCAGTTTCTGCGTGCGGCAAAGTCACGCAGAATCGGTGCTGGACATACTGTCCACGGAATTCGATCTTGAAATCCGAGAACATCTGATAAACAGAATCGAAGTTCAGGCGAACTGCGCCATCGTGTCTATCGTCGGCGACGGTATGAAACAGAAACGCGGCGTCGCCGGGACGTTCTTTGACGCGCTGGCGTCTCAGGACATCAACATTCTGGCGATTGCGCAAGGTTCGTCGGAGCGTTCTATCAGCGCCGTCATTTCCGGTGCGAACGGAGATACGGCGGTGCGCATTGCGCATCGGTTTTTCTTCAACACGGCGCAGACTATCGAAGTGTTCGCGTTCGGCGCGGGAACCATCGGCGGCTGTCTTATCGATCAGATCCGCGATCAGCAGCGCGGACTCGCCGCTCAGAAAATCGACATAAAAGTCATGGCCATCGCGACGATGGACACGATGCTCGTCGCGCAAGGCGGCGTCGGTTCGGCCGGACTCGATCTGAGCGACTGGCGAGCGGACGTCGCCGCGTCGCCGCTCCAGACGTCGCTCGACGCAATCCTCGATTTCGTGCGCGAAACGAAACCGCTCAATCCGGTGTTCGTCGACTGCACTGCGTCTTACGACCTGCCGGAACGCTACATCGACATACTGAAAGCCGGAATGCACATCGCCACGCCGAACAAACGCGCCAATTCCATGTCCATGGATTATTACCACGAACTGCGCCGTACCGCGAACGTAATGCACCGCCGCTTTCTGTACGAAACGAACGTCGGCGCGGGACTGCCGATTATCGACACGTTACAGAATCTGTTCAAGAGCGGCGATAAACTGACCGGATTTTCGGGCATCATGTCCGGGTCCCTGTCGTATATTTTCGGCCGCCTCGACGAAGGCGCGACGTTCAGTCAGGCCGTGCTTGAAGCGCGTGAAAAGCGCTACACGGAACCCGATCCGCGCGACGATCTTGCGGGCCTCGACGTTGCGCGTAAAGCGCTCATCATCGCCCGCGAATCGGGTATGGAATTGGAACTGGACGACGTGGTCATCCACCGGGTGTTTCCGGAAAGTTTCGACGCGTCGGGTACGGTGGACGAATTTCTCAAAAAACTGCCGCAGGTTGACGCCCATTTCGGCGAACTGATGAAACGGCTGCGCGCGGAAGGCAAAGTGCTCCGTATGGCCGCGTCGATCAGGGACGGTGAATGCAGCGTCGGCATGATGGAAGTGGAGCAGTCGCACCCGCTGTATTCGGTCAAAGGCGGCGAAAACGCGTTCGTCTTCCATACGCAGCGCTACAGCCCGATTCCGCTTTCCGTTATGGGTTACGGCGCGGGAGCAGGCGTAACGGCGGCAGGCGTGTTCGGAGACATTCTGCGAACCGTTTCATGGAATCCCGAAGTTTGA